A region of Porites lutea chromosome 13, jaPorLute2.1, whole genome shotgun sequence DNA encodes the following proteins:
- the LOC140922757 gene encoding G-protein coupled receptor 161-like has protein sequence MTVVAVVLFSILDVVAAFTNLTVLCIILPRNYLRTVSNLFLVGLTSTQLLMTLLVIPFSIVTFSKQEWSFSDGFCKFEGYLTTFLSISSATFISVISVDRFFSLANPMSHAGNITGKHVIFASLFNWFHSAFWAAFPLFGLEGLNYNYFPAKNGCAFRWDLKGSYRIFYYFIAMESFILPSFTICLMYFKSFQTARKSARQIRPGNIQIQVLQNGEFTTVAQTNSYQSCKANCTLTVIIGSFLISRGPLTIFNIVNSFTGEGYFSSLTETTVSFLLLLGPLLDSLVYFFLNRKLRQELYLILRKCFKSKSDGDEEPKDIVDYLRSIADNVEKRHSSTDIETHDIE, from the coding sequence ATGACAGTAGTAGCTGtggttttattttcaattttggacGTGGTAGCTGCGTTCACAAATCTAACAGTTCTATGCATTATCCTACCAAGAAATTACTTACGAACGGTTAGCAATTTATTTCTCGTTGGGTTGACTTCGACCCAACTATTAATGACACTGCTTGTTATACCATTTTCGATCGTGACTTTCTCGAAACAGGAGTGGAGTTTCAGCGATGGTTTTTGCAAGTTCGAGGGCTACTTAACGACTTTTCTATCCATTTCGTCGGCGACGTTTATATCTGTCATTTCAGTGGATAGGTTCTTCTCGCTAGCCAACCCAATGAGCCATGCTGGAAACATCACTGGAAAGCATGTCATTTTTGCCTCGCTTTTCAACTGGTTTCATTCGGCATTTTGGGCCGCTTTCCCCCTCTTCGGCCTCGAAGGATTAAACTACAACTACTTCCCAGCGAAAAATGGCTGTGCTTTCCGATGGGATCTCAAGGGATCATACCGCATTTTTTACTACTTTATAGCAATGGAAAGTTTCATCCTTCCTAGCTTCACAATTTGTTTAATGTACTTTAAAAGTTTCCAGACCGCGCGAAAGAGCGCAAGGCAAATTCGCCCAGGAAATATCCAAATACAAGTCTTACAAAACGGAGAATTCACCACGGTCGCTCAGACTAACTCTTACCAAAGTTGCAAAGCAAACTGTACTTTAACTGTAATCATCGGCTCTTTTCTAATTTCAAGAGGACCGCTCACGATCTTTAACATTGTGAACAGCTTTACCGGCGAAGGATACTTCTCCTCGCTGACGGAGACAACTGTTTCGTTTCTCTTACTTCTTGGCCCTTTGTTAGACTCcttagtttattttttcctgaacaGAAAGCTTCGACAGGAGTTATATTTAATTTTACGCAAGTGTTTCAAGAGCAAAAGCGACGGTGATGAAGAACCGAAGGATATCGTTGACTATCTAAGATCCATAGCAGATAATGTAGAAAAAAGGCACTCGTCGACCGACATCGAAACCCACGACATCGAGTAG